In the genome of Streptomyces lydicus, the window CGACCGCGGGCAGCTGGAGCTGGTGCAAGGCGGGCGGGCCACCTGGGACGACGTGGTCGAGGAGACCCTGCGCTACGACAGTCCGGTCGCCCACTTCCCGTTCCGCTACCCGGTCAGGGACCTGGAGATCGGCGGCACGGTCGTCCCCCGCGGCACGCCGATGCTGGCCTCCTACTCCGCGGCCGGCCGGGATCCGGACGCCTACGGCCCCGACGCGGACCGCTTCGACATCACCCGGCGGCCCGCCGCCCGGCACCTCTCCTTCGGCCACGGACCGCACTACTGTCTGGGCGCGCCGCTGGCCCGGCTGGAGGCGACCGTCGCCCTGGAGGCGCTGTTCACCCGTTATCCGGCGCTGGACCTCGCCGTCCCGGACGCGGAGCTGCCGCCGCACCCGAGCTTCGTCGGCAACAGCACGCAGGTCCTGCCGGTGCGGCTCGGCGGCTGAGCGCGGGGCGGAACGGGACGGCTCGCGGGGCGGGGCGAGGCGGCTCGCCGGCCGTCCCGTTCCGCCCCGCCCATGCGGGTCCCGGCCCGCCGCCGTCAGTTGACCGGCAGCCCCGGCGCCGGGTAGCCGGCCATCAGGTCCGCGACCTCGCCGCGGATCACCGCCAGCGCCTCCTCGTCCCCCTTCGCCGCGGCCTGGACGCTGCGGTCGATCCACTCGGCGACCAGCGGCATCCGGTCCGTACCCAGCCCGCGGGAGGTGAGGGACGGGGTGCCGATGCGGATGCCGGAGGGGTCGAAGGGCTTGCGGGGGTCGAAGGGGACGGTGTTGTAGTTGACGACGATGCCGGCCCGGTCCAGCGCCTTCGCGGCGACCTTGCCCGGTACTTCCTTCGACGTGAGGTCGATCAGCACCAGGTGGTTGTCGGTGCCGCCGGAGACCAGGTCGTAGCCGCGGGCCAGCAGCGCCTCGGCGAGCGCCTTGGCGTTGGCGACGACGGCATGGGCGTAGTCACGGAAGGACGGGGCGGCCGCCTCACGCAGGGCGACCGCGATGGCGGCGGTGGTGTGGTTGTGCGGACCGCCCTGCAGACCGGGGAAGACGGCCTTGTCGACGGCCTTGGCATGGCTCGCCCGGGACATCAGCATGGCGCCGCGCGGGCCGCGCAGGGTCTTGTGGGTGGTGGTGGAGATGACGTCCGCGTGCGGGACGGGCGAGGGGTGGGCGCCGCCCGCGATCAGACCGGCGATATGGGCGATATCGGCGACGAGGACGGCGTCGACCTCCCGGGCGATCTCGCCGAACGCGGCGAAGTCGATGGTGCGCGGGACGGCGGTGCCGCCACAGAAGATGATCTTCGGGCGCTCCTTGCGGGCGAGGTCGCGCACCTCGTCGAAGTCGATCAGCGCGGTGTCGGGGCGTACGCCGTACTGGACGCCGCGGAACCAGCTGCCGGTGGCCGACACCCCCCAGCCGTGCGTGAGGTGACCGCCCATCGGCAGCGCCATGCCCAGCACGGTGTCGCCGGGCTCGGCGAAGGCGAGGTAGGCGGCGAGGTTGGCGGGCGAGCCGGAGTACGGCTGGACGTTGGCGTGCTCCACGCCGAAGACGGCCTTGGCCCGCTCGACGGCCAGCGTCTCGACGCGGTCGATGTTCTGCTGGCCTTCGTAGTAGCGACGGCCCGCGTACCCCTCGCTGTACTTGTTCTGCAGGACGGTGCCGGTGGCTTCCAGGACGGCGGCGGAGACGTAGTTCTCGCTGGGGATCAGCCGCAGGGTGTCGGCCTGCAGCTGCTCCTCGGCGCCGACCAGCGCGGCCAGTTCGGGGTCGGCGGCGCTCAGCGCGGGATGCGGAAGGGACTGCGGAGTGCGGGACTGCGGGGTGCGGGGCTGTGACATGGGGGCCTGCGACATGGCGTCCTCCGGGGCGGTCGATCGGTGATCCGGTCGTGGTCCCGGGGTGCCCAGGCGGGGCGGCACCTCGTGATGGTGGCCGCACACCGCTTCCTCGAGGTTGTTTCCCCGTACGCCAGTCGCGGTGCGCACCAGAGAGTCTAGGACACCCTCCGGCGCCTTTCCGGCGGATCTTCGCAGGGCCGGTGGCGCGGGGCGGGCGCGACAATGGAAGGGGACGCGGCACCGCCCGCGCCCCACGCTCTACCGAACGGAGTCACCGGTGACATCCACGGAACGCGGCATCGCCGCCGCCGAGGCCCACAGCGCGCACAACTACCACCCGCTGCCCGTCGTCGTGGCCACCGCCGAGGGTGCCTGGGTGACGGATGTGGCGGGCCGGCGCTACCTGGACATGCTCGCCGGGTACTCCGCGCTGAACTTCGGGCACGGCAACCGCCGGCTGCTCGACGCGGCCAGGGCCCAGCTGGAGCGGGTCACGCTCACCTCGCGCGCCTTCCATCACGACCGGTTCGGCGACTTCTGTACGCAGCTGGCCGCGCTGTGCGGGATGGAGCTGGTGCTCCCGATGAACACCGGCGCCGAGGCGGTCGAGACGGCGGTGAAGACGGCCCGTAAGTGGGGCTACCAGGTCAAGGGCGTCCCGGACGGCCGGGCGAAGATCATCGTCGCGGACCACAACTTCCACGGCCGGACGACCACCATCGTCTCCTTCTCCACCGACCCCGAGGCGCGCGCCGGCTTCGGCCCGTACACCCCCGGTTTCGAGATCGTCCCCTACGGCGACCTGGCCGCGATGGAGGCCGCCCTCGACGATCACACGGTCGCGGTGCTGCTGGAGCCGATCCAGGGCGAGGCCGGAGTGCTGGTGCCGCCGCCGGGCTATCTGGCGGGCGTACGGGAGCTGACCCGCAGCCGGAACGTGCTGTTCATCGCCGACGAGATCCAGTCGGGGCTGGGCCGCACCGGCCGGACCTTCGCCTGTGAGCACGAGGACGTGGTCCCCGACATGTATGTGCTGGGCAAGGCTCTGGGCGGCGGTGTGGTGCCGGTGTCGGCGGTGGTGTCCTCCCGTGAGGTGCTGGGCGTCTTCGCGCCGGGCGAGCATGGCTCGACGTTCGGCGGGAACCCGCTCGCCTGCGCGGTGGCGCTGGAGGTGCTGGCGATGCTGCGGACCGGCGAGTTCCAGCAGCAGGCCACGGAGCTCGGCGAGCATCTGCACAGCGAACTGGGGCTGCTGGTGGGCGGCGGCGCGGTGGACGCGGTACGCGGCCGCGGTCTGTGGGCCGGAGTGGACATCAACCCGTCCCGCGGCACCGGCCGGGAGATCTCCGAACGGCTGCTGGCGCGCGGGGTGCTGGCCAAGGACACCCATGGCGCGACCATCCGCCTCGCCCCGCCGCTGGTGATCAGCAAGGAGGACCTGGACTGGGGGCTGGACCAGCTGCGCGGCGTGCTGGAGGGGTGAGGCGGGGGCGGATACGGGCTTCCCGTGTGCCGTCCTCCTAGGCCAGGAGCGAGGCCGGGGTGACGAGCCGGGCCCGTTCGTGGAGTTCCCGGGCGGCGTGGTTCTTGAGGTGGGGGCGGATGAGCGTGAACATCTTCCCCATGCGCCGGTCGACCCTCCCGCTTTGCACCAGGGGATATTCGTCCAGCGCTTCATTCCATGTCGCACAAGCCGCTTCCAGGTGCCCCACCTCAAGTTGGAATTCGGCGAGGGTGGCCCGTTCCTTCACCCGGGACCGGCGGTAGATGTCGTAACACAACCTGTCCGATTCCCGCATCGCCGCAACGGCTCCGGGAAGGTCTCCCAACTCATGGCGAACGTGGCTGATGTGGTAGTGCAGAGCTGAGGGGTCATAGGAGCCAAAGGCTTTCGCTTGCGCCTCGGCCTTTTCCATGGAGATTTCGGCCTCTTTGAGATGTGTCAGGGCCTTGTGGTTATCTCCTGTTTGCGCAGCGGCATGTGCCTGCTGGCCCGCAAGGAAGGCGAGCATACGCGGGCCCGCTTGCGGAGAGGCGGCGGCAGCGGCATCGGCCAGTCGCATGGCTTCGCGGCCATGCCCCAGGTCAACTGCCTGCACACTCATCCCCCGCAGTGTCGTGCAATACGTGAGGTGGTCCTCCGAGGCTCCGGCCAGCTCCAACGCCTTCAGGTAATACTTCTGTCCCAGCCCCTCCACGCCCTCATCCACCGCCATGTATCCGGTGAGATAGCACAGGTCGGAGGCTGCCGACAGCATTGCCTTGCGTACCGATTCCGGCGCCTCGGCCCGCAGGTACGGAGCCACCGTATTGACGAGAAATGCCGCAGCCATGGGGCGAGCGTGACGTCCGCCGAATTGGTCGTCGAGTTCCGAGATCCGTTCGGTCATGGCAATGACCATGTCGACCTCTGGCATGCCGATGCGCTGAAGCGGGACGGCTTGCACCGCTTCCATCCGTCCCACCACATCCGGCCAATTGGGCACGGTCAGCGCAACGGAAAAGAGCCCTATACCGAGAACGCTGCGGCGCGAGGGATCCATGTCTCCCCTACCGAGGTCGATCAGCCCTTCCACCGCGCCCGCAGTGACGTGCGAGCCACTGGCAGGGGCAGGAAATCCGGCCTCGACGTGCGTGACCGGACGCCCCAGCTTCCGCGCCAGGGCCTCCACGATCAGCGGTCTGACCTGCTCCTTCGGCAGGTGCCCCTGACACCACTGATGGGCCGACGGCTCGCGGTACTTGAGCGGGGTTCCTCGCTCGGTGCCGATGCGGTTCACGGCCTGGACGAACTGCCGCAGCGTCCAGCCGGTCTGCCGGTAGAGCCGTTCCAGGTGCCGGTTCGGTTCCCGAGTGCCCACTAGCCCTCAACTCCCCGATGTGCGCGAGCGATTAAAGCTCTTAAAAGCCGCTTCCACTGCCACCGTACCGCTGGGCGTAGCGGACCGGTTGCCCAGAGCGAGGAAGGCCCCCTCACCAAACGAAGAGGACCCCCGCGACCGTGGTGGAACGGCCCGGGGCGTGGCCCTCAACTACAAGGGAGTTGATGACATGTCCAACGCTACAGCGAGGGACTTCGTCCGGCTGCTGCCGTGGACCAGCCCGGACGGGAAACCGTGCTTCCTGGCAGGCGACGGGACCGGATATGTCTCCCGCATCGCCGACCGGATCGAGGAAGAGCAGCTCTGCTCGGCCGACGATCTCATCGACGAAGCCCGCCACCTGCTCGCCGGACGGGCGTGGACACCCGGGGAACTGCACCTGCTGGCCGTCGAATTGACCGCACACCTTGCCGATGTGCGCCGGGTGGCCGAGAGCCGGGGCGAGCGCTTGGCCGCCCTCGGGCCTACCTCCGTCAAGTAGGCGGCTTCCGCGGCGAGGGCCTTGCCGCCGGAACGCCGGTAGCGGGTGCGGTCGTCGTCCGGTCCGCGATCGGGCACGATCGGCCGGACAGAAGTTGCTCACATCAGGCGCCGGCGAGGAAGTCGATGGCGCGTGCGTCCAGTTCGGCCGCGCAGCGTACGCCGCGGGTGCGGAAGCGGGCGAGGTCGCCGCGCATGCGGGCCACCGCCTTACGGGTGCGGACGGACCGTACGCCGTCCATGTGATCCAGGGCCCGGTTCCAGGTGGCGCACGCTTGCTCGATCTGACCGCGCTTGAGCTGCATTTCGGCGCCTGCGACCAGGTCCAGGGCGACGATGCGCGCGTAGGTCCCGGCCGGGCGGGCCCCGGCGGCACGGCTGTATTGCTCGGCGGCGGTCCGGTGGTCGCCGAGCGTCTCGTAGACCTTGGCGTTGCGCGAGTACACCGATGCGGCCGGAGGTCCCCAGGCCAGGGCCCAGAACGGCACTTCGTCGCCGGGGCCGGCGGTCAGCAGGACGCTCGCCCGCTCGGCTTCGGCGAGGGCGGCCGTGCGCTGTCCGGCCTTGGCGAGGGTGTGGGCGTGGACGACGCGGAACAGGGATTCCGTCTGGGTATCAACTTTCCCCTTGGCGCGATTCAGTCCTGTCTGTGCCAGGCCGAGGCAGTGTTCGGGCCGGTGCAGCTTGAGCCCTTGCATAGCCATCGTGCGCATCACGAACCCGTCGTGCCCGGGGACTTCGGATTCGACGGCGAGTGCGTAGGACTGAAGGTAGTAGCGCTGTGCGAGCCCCTGCTGGCCTGCGTCGTAGGACTTCCAGCCCAGTAGGTGCACGCCACGGGAGGCGGCGGAGAGCATGTGCCGGCGGATTTCCCCTGTGCGGAAGCGCCCCCGGCACAGAGGGGCGACGTCGTCGCGAAGGTACTGCACGAGTGCGCTGCGGCCGTGTTGACCGCCGTGGCGTTCGTCCATCTCGGAGAAGGCGCGCACCATGTCGCGCACGGCGGTGACCTCGGCCATGCCGACGACGTGACCGGAGCGGGCCGCAGTGGTGCGGTCGGCGATCTCCTGCACGTGGGTCAGGGGCAGGGCAGCGACGGCCACCGAGTACGCGGAGGACGTGAGGAAACGTCGCCGGTCCAACTCGAACCTCCACATCGGCAGCAGGGCGTCGATCGGGTCGGCCCCGAGGGCCAGCCCGATGCTGTCATCCTCCTCAGGGGAACGCAGCATCACCGACGCCGAGGCCGGCAGCGCGCCCAACTACCAACCAATGTCCGGCGTCTGGCGCCCGCCGCCCGTCACGTGTTGTCGCGGGCCGCGGCGACGATCCGGTCGAGTTCTTCGCGGTTCCAGGTGAATGAGCCGTCGTCCAGCGCGGCGAGGATGCCGTCCACCCATGCCAGTTCGGCCTGGGTGACCGCGCGCAGGTATTCGCTCTCGATCAGGGCGACTCTCGGGAGGGCGCCGACTTCGGCCTCGCTCGTGGGTTCAGCGGCGAGTTCGGCGTCGAGTTCGGTGAGGCGTCGGGCGAGGTGGTCGCGCCGCTGGTGGAGCAGGTCCTGGGTGGCCTGCGGGGTGAGTACCGGCAGGAAGGACAGTGCGGCGGGGAACTCGGGGTACTCGTTGCGGGGCGTCGACAGGATCTCGGCCATCCACTGGCGGGCGGCCGCCCGTCCCGCGTCGGTGAGGCGGTAGGTGGTGCGTTCGGGGTAGCGCTCGTCGCGCTCGGTGCTGCCGACGGCGATCAGTCCGGCGTCTTCCAGGCGGGCGATCGTGCGGTACAGGCCGGCGCGCTGGCCGACGTTGACGACCTGGTCCTTGCCCCACTGCTTGATCAGGCGCTGGATGCCGTAGGGGTGCAGCGGGCCGGACTCCAGCAGGCCCAGGACCGCCAGGGCCAGGGGGGAACGGCGGAATGTCGAGGTCACGGGGCGACGGTACACCGGATACCGGCACCACAACTAGTCGCAGCACAGTTAGGCACGTCGTGATTAGTTGCAGTGCACCTAGGTGTCATGTCACTATCCCGGTCCTCGGCTGTTCCTCTTCAGGAAGGAACCGGAAAATCCATGCACGTGATCATCATTGGCGCCGGCACCGGCGGACTGGCTCTGGCCCACGGCCTGAAGCGGGCCGGTATCAGCTGCGCCGTCCACGAGCGCGACCGCACGCGCGGCGGTGGGCTCCAGGGCTACCGGGTGGGCATCGACCCCGACGGCAGCCGGGCGCTCAACCGCCTGCTGCCCCCCGAACTGTTCGACACCTTCGTGGCGACCTGTGCGCGCAGCGGTGACCGTTTCACCGTGTTCACCGAGAAGTACAAGGAAGTCCTCTCGCTGACCGGGTTCGCCAAGTCCGGGGCGGACGGGGCCGGTTCAGAGCGTTCCGTCTCCCGGATGACCCTGCGCCAGGTCCTGCTGACCGGGCTGGAGGAGCTGGTCCGCTTCGACAAGGTCTTCACCCGCTACGACCAGAATCCCGACGGCACGGTGACCGCGCACTTCGAGGACGGCACCTCGGACACCGGAGACGTGCTGGTGGCCGCCGACGGATCCCACTCCCGGGTCCGCCGCCAGTACTTACCGCACGCCCCCTTGGAGGACAGCGGCCTGATCGGGATCACCGGCAAGGTGCCCCTCACCGAGGCGACCCGCGCACTGCTGACCCCGCAGGTCATCGACGGCGTCAACATGTTCCTGGCCCCCGGCGGATACTCGCTGGTCATCCACGTCATGCGGTTCCCGTGGGACGAGCGGGGCCGGCCCCGCCAGGGCATCGGCGCGAGTGACACCGAACTGCTCAACGCCTGGCCCGGCCTGCAGTTCGACAACACCCGCGACTACATCATGCTGGCGTTCGGCGGCGCGGCACGGAACCTGCCCGCCGACGTCCTGCGGATGAACGGCCGGCAGCTGCACGACCTCACGGTCGAACTCACCCGCACCTGGGACGTCCGGCTGCGCACACTGGCCGAGCTGGCCGACCCGTCCACCTGCTTCCCCGTCAACATCCGCACCTCGGCCCCGATCGCACAGTGGCCCACCAGCAACATCACCCTGATCGGCGATGCCATCCACACCATGACGCCGGGCCGCGGGGTGGGCGCGAACACCGCGTTGCGCGACGCCGAGCTGCTGTGCGACAGGCTGGTCTCGGCCCGTGACCGCGAAGTGCCGCTGATGGCGGCGATCCGTGACTACGAGACGCAGATGATCGACTACGGCTTCGAGGCGGTCAGGAAGTCCCTGGCGCAGATGCGGGGAAGCGATCCGGTCCACAAGCCGGTCGTCGGCCGCGCGGTGCTGGCCGGGATGCGTACCGGTATGCGGGCGGTGAACCATCTGCCCCCGCTCAAGCGCAGGATGGCCGCGGCCGCGCAGCAGTACCGCGGTCATGATCGCGATGTATAGCGGTACTGCTGTGCGGCGGCCGCCGGCCGCTTGCCCGTCCGGTGTCCCGCGCGCAGCGCCGGCCGTCCGCCCGGCGCGCCCCGTATCCCCGCCGCGCCGGGCCCCGCCGGACCGCCGCCTCAGCGGATCACATGCGGCAGAAAGCGCGCGTACTCATCGGTGACCGGACCCGCCGACTCCCGGATGCCCAGCCCCGCCGACTCGTCCTCGACGACCCAGGCGCCGAGGACGACCCGATTGCCGTCGAAGTCCGGCAGCGGCGCCAACTCCTGGTAACAGCAGGGGTCTTCGGGGTCGCGCAGCACCGGCTCGGCTCCCGGCTCGTGCAGGGTGACACCGGCGCCCTCCCGGCCGAGCAGCGGCTTGGCGACGTACCCACGGGTGTGCGCCAGCTCGCGCGGCCCGTCGAGGTAGGCGGGCAGCAGATTCGGATGCCCCGGGTACAGCTCCCACAGGATCGCCAGCAGCGCCTTGTTGGAGAGCAGCATCTTCCAGGCGGGCTCGATCCAGAGAGTGGAGCCCGTACCGCCGCCGTTGTCGAGGGTGTCCAGGACGAACGGACCGAAGTCGTCGGTGGCCAGCCACTCCCACGGGTAAAGCTTGAAGCAGGCCCGCAGGAAGCGCAGCCGCTGGTCGACGAAGCGGCCCGACAGCCGGTCCCAGCCGATGTCCTCCATCGAGACGGCGACCGTCTCCAGGCCCGCCTGCTGCGCCGTCTCCTCCAGATAGGCGACGGTCATCAGATCCTCGCCCAGCTCGTCACCCGCCGAGTGCGCGAAGTGCACCGGCGCGCCCGGCGGCAGCAGCGGGGCCTGCCGCTTCCAGGCCGCCACCAGCCGCTCGTGCAGCGAATTCCACTGGTCGGCGCCCGGGAAGCGTTCCTCCATCCAGAACCACTGCGGACTGGCCGCCTCGACCAGCGAGGTCGGCGTATCGGCGTTGTACTCCAGCATCTTGGCCGGGCCGCTGCCGTCGTAGTGGAGGTCGAACCGCCCGTAGAGGGAGGGCAGTTCGTCCCGCCGGCGCCAGGACTCGGCGACCAGGCCCGCCAGCCGCGGGTCCTCGATGCCGAGGTCGGCGAGGCGGTCGTGCGCGACGAGGTGGTCGGCCGCGGCCAGGCACATGCCGTGCAGTTCCTCGACGACGTCCTCCAGGGCCTCGACCTCGGGGAGGGTGAAGGAGTAGTAGGCGCTCTCGTCCCAGTACGGGCGCAGCGAGTCGTCCGGGTAGCGGGTCAGCGGGTAGATCAGGCCCTGCGCCTCGACGGTCTGCTGCCAGCCGGGGCGGGGTTCGATGGTGTGGCGCTTCATGGCGGTATCGCGTCCGCTCAGCCGCCGAAGGAACCGTGGTGGCCGCCGAAGGAACCGTGGTGGCCGCCGGAGGAACCGTGGTGACCGCCGCCCGATCCGGAGCAGCCGAAACCGCCGCGGTTGACGGCCGTGGTCTTGCTGAAGGTGCCCTCGTCGGCGTACTTGCCGCCGGCGTTGTCGGGGTCGTAGTACCACTGGCCGTCGACGGGCGTCTTGGCCGCGCCGCCGCCCCGGCCCTTCTTGCCGTATCCGGCGCTTCCGGTGCTTCCGCTGCCGCTGCCGCTGTTTCCGGACGACGAGCTGCCGGCCGCCGAGCAGTTCTTGGAGTCGACGATGCGGTAGCCCTTGAAGGCTTCGTAGCTGTTGCGGTCCACACAGCGCTTGTCGGGCTCGGAGCCGCAGGAGGTCAGCGCGGCGGCCAGGGCCCCCATCCCGCCCAGTATCACCGTGCTCGACCGCAGCCGCCGACGTGCCTTCTCTGCCATGTTCTGCCTTCCCCCGTGAATATGTGGAACATCCGGAAAATCTGCATTAACCGCAACATCTGCATCAGCTGCAGCAGCTGGATCTCCGGAACAACTGTTGGAGCGGAGCCAGCGTAGACGGCACCCGTGGGACCACCGCAAGGCGGGAGGCCGGGTGCGGCGGCAGCGGCGGCAGCGGCGGCGACGGACACGTACCCAAGCGGCCGGGCCGCCCTCGGGGAGGACGGCCCGGCACTGTTGGTGGTGGTTGCGGTAGTAGGGGACGGGGAGGGTCAGGGGCCCGCGAGGACGGTCTGGGTGTCGGTGTCGCTGGAGCCGGTGAAGTTGGTGTCGCCGGCGTAGACCGCCGTGATGGTGTAGACGCCGGTGGTCAGCGGGGTGCTGACCGCGGCGACACCGGAGCCGTCGAGCGTGCCGGTGAGGTTGATGGTGGTCACGCCGTCGGTGATGGTGAAGTTGACCGTCCCGGTCGGGACGCCGCTGCCCGGAGCCACCGCCGAGACGAATGCGAGGATCGCGACCGTGTCGCCGGAGTTGGAGGGGTCGGGGAACGAGGTGGCCGTGATGGTCGTGGCTGCCTGGCCGACGGTCTGGGTGTCCGTGCCGCTGGATCCGGTGAAGTTGACATCGCCGCTGTAGGTCGCGGTGACGTTGTGGACACCGGCGTCGAGCGTGCTGGTGGTGGCGGTGGCGACTCCGCCGGAGACGGTGCCGGTCAGCGTGCCGCCCCCACCACCGTCGATGACGAAGACGACCGAGCCGGTCACCGTGCCGGCACCGGGCGAGACCGGCGCCACCGTGGCGGTGAAGGTCACCGTCTGCCCGAAGACCGACGGGTCGGGCGCGGACGTGACCGTGGTGGTCGTCGACGCCTGAGCGACCGTCTGGGTGTCGGTGCCGCTCGACGCCGCGAAGTTGGCGTCACCGCTGTACGTCGCGGTGACCGGGAACGTCCCCGCGTTCAGCGCGCTGGTCGTGACGCTGGTCGTCCCTCCGGAGAGGGTGCCGGTCAGCGTCGGACCGCCGGTGATGACGAAGGTGACCGTGCCGGTCGGCGTCCCCGTGCCCGGTGCGACCGGCGCCACGGTGGCCGTGAAGGTCACCGTCTCACCGACCACGGACGGGTCCGGAGCCGAGGTCACCGTGGTGGTCGTCGACGCCTGGCCGACCGTATGGGTGTCGGTGCCGCTGGAGGTGGTGAAGTTGGCGTCACCGCTGTAGGTCGCGGTGACCGTGTACGCGCCTGCGGTCACCAGGCCGGTTGAGGTCACGCTGGTGGTGCCACCGCTGAGCGTGCCGGTCAGCGTCACCGTGGTGACCCCGTCCGTCGCCACGAACACCACCGTGCCCGTTGGCGTCCCCGTGCCCGGTGCGACCGGAGCCACGGTGGCTGTGAACGTCACCGTCTCACCGACCACGGACGGCTCCGGAGCCGAGGTCACCGTCGTGGTCGTCGACGCCTGGGTCACCGTCTGGGTGTCCGTCCCGACCGAGCCGTTGAAGTTGCCGTCACCGCTGTAGGTCGCCGTGACGGAGTACGCGCCCGCGGTCACCAGGCCACTGGTGCTGACGCTGGCGGTGCCGCCGCTGAGCGTGCCGGTCAGCGTCACCGTGGTGACCCCGTCGGTGACCACGAACGCCACCGTGCCGGTCGGCGTACCCGTGCCGGGTGCGACCGGCGCCACCGTCGCCGTGAACGTCACCGGCTCACCCACCACGGAGGGATCCGGCGACGAGGTCACCGTGGTGGTCGTCGAGGCCTGGGTCACCGTCTGGGTGTCGGTGCCGCTGGAGGTGGTGAAGTTGGCGTCACCGCTGTAGGTCGCGGTGACCGTGTACGCGCCTGCGGTCACCAGGCCGTTGGTGGTCACGCTGGTCGTGCCACCGCTGAGCGTCCCGGTCAGCGTCACCGTGGTAACCCCGTCTGTCGCCACGAACACCACCGTGCCCGTTGGCGTCCCCGCACCCGGCGCGACCGCCGCCACGGTGGCCGTGAAGGTCACCGACTGACCCACCACCGACGGGTCGGGCGAGGACGAGACCGTGGTGGTCGTCGACGCCTGGCCAACCGTCTGCGTGTCCGTACCGCTGGAGGTGGTGAAGTTGGCGTCACCGCTGTAGGTCGCCGTGACCGTGTACGCGCCCGCGGTCACCAGGCCCGTGGTGCTCACGCTGGTCGTGCCACCGCTGAGCGTCCCGGTCAGCGTCACTGTGGTAACCCCGTCGGTGGCCACGAAGGTCACCGTGCCGGTCGGCGTACCTGCCCCCGGCGCAACCGGTGCGACCGTCGCCGTGAAGGTCACCGACTCGCCGACCACTGACGGGTCCGGCGACGAGGTCACCGTGGTCGTGGTCGACGCCTGGCCGACTGTCTGGGTGTCCGTACCGACCGAGCCCGTGAAGCTCGCGTCACCGCTGTACGTGGCCGTGACCACGTACGCGCCCGCGGTCACCAGACCGTTGGTGGTCACACTGGTGGTGCCACCGCTGAGCGTCCCGGTCAGCGTCACCGTGGTGACCCCGTCCGTCGCCACGAACACCACTGTCCCCGACGGCGTCCCCGCGCCCGGCGCAACCGGAGCCACGGTGGCCGTGAAGGTCACCGACTGGCCGACAACCGACGGATCGGGTGAGGACGAGACCGTGGTGGTGGTCGCTGCCTGGTTGACCGTCTGGGTGTCCGTACCGACCGAACCCGTGAAGTTGCCGTCACCGCTGTAGGTCGCCGTGACCGTGTGCGTCCCGACGCTCAAGGCGTTCGTCGTGACGCTCGCCGTGCCCCCGGACAGCGTGCCGGTCAGCGTCGGGCCCCCGGAGATCACAAAAGTCACCGTGCCGGTCGGCGTCCCCGCGCCCGGCGCGACCGGAGCCACCGTCGCCGTGAACGTCACCGGCTGCCCGACAACCGACGGATCGGGCGAGGACGTGACCGTGGTGGTCGTCGACGCCTGGCCGACCGTCTGGGTGTCCGTACCGACCGAACCCGTGAAGCTCGCGTCACCGCTGTACGTCGCCGTGACCGTGTAAACGCCCGCCGTCACCAGACCATTGGTGGTCACGCTGGTCGTGCCGCCGCTCAGCGTGCCGGTCAGCGTCACCGTGGTCACGCCGTCCGTCGCCACGAACGTCACCGTGCCGGTCGGCGTCCCCGCGCCCGGCGCGACCGGAGCCACCGTCGCCGTGAACGTCACCGGCTGCCCGACAACCGACGGATCGGGCGAGGACGAGACCGTGGTGGTCGTCGACGCCTGGCCGACCGTCTGCGTGTCCGTACCGACCGAACCCGTGAAGTTTGCGTCACCGCTGTAGGTCGCCGTGACCGTGTGCGATCCCACGCTCAGCGCACTCGTCGTGACGCTCGCCGTGCCCCCGGACAATGTGCCGGTCAGCGTCGGGCCCCCGGAGATCACGAAAGTCACCGTGCCGGTCGGCGTCCCCGCGCCCGGCGCGACCGGAGCCACCGTCGCCGTGAACGTCACCGGCTGGCCGAAGACCGACGGGTCCGGCGAGGACGTGACCGTGGTGGTC includes:
- the glyA gene encoding serine hydroxymethyltransferase; amino-acid sequence: MSQPRTPQSRTPQSLPHPALSAADPELAALVGAEEQLQADTLRLIPSENYVSAAVLEATGTVLQNKYSEGYAGRRYYEGQQNIDRVETLAVERAKAVFGVEHANVQPYSGSPANLAAYLAFAEPGDTVLGMALPMGGHLTHGWGVSATGSWFRGVQYGVRPDTALIDFDEVRDLARKERPKIIFCGGTAVPRTIDFAAFGEIAREVDAVLVADIAHIAGLIAGGAHPSPVPHADVISTTTHKTLRGPRGAMLMSRASHAKAVDKAVFPGLQGGPHNHTTAAIAVALREAAAPSFRDYAHAVVANAKALAEALLARGYDLVSGGTDNHLVLIDLTSKEVPGKVAAKALDRAGIVVNYNTVPFDPRKPFDPSGIRIGTPSLTSRGLGTDRMPLVAEWIDRSVQAAAKGDEEALAVIRGEVADLMAGYPAPGLPVN
- the rocD gene encoding ornithine--oxo-acid transaminase, with translation MTSTERGIAAAEAHSAHNYHPLPVVVATAEGAWVTDVAGRRYLDMLAGYSALNFGHGNRRLLDAARAQLERVTLTSRAFHHDRFGDFCTQLAALCGMELVLPMNTGAEAVETAVKTARKWGYQVKGVPDGRAKIIVADHNFHGRTTTIVSFSTDPEARAGFGPYTPGFEIVPYGDLAAMEAALDDHTVAVLLEPIQGEAGVLVPPPGYLAGVRELTRSRNVLFIADEIQSGLGRTGRTFACEHEDVVPDMYVLGKALGGGVVPVSAVVSSREVLGVFAPGEHGSTFGGNPLACAVALEVLAMLRTGEFQQQATELGEHLHSELGLLVGGGAVDAVRGRGLWAGVDINPSRGTGREISERLLARGVLAKDTHGATIRLAPPLVISKEDLDWGLDQLRGVLEG
- a CDS encoding tetratricopeptide repeat protein; the protein is MGTREPNRHLERLYRQTGWTLRQFVQAVNRIGTERGTPLKYREPSAHQWCQGHLPKEQVRPLIVEALARKLGRPVTHVEAGFPAPASGSHVTAGAVEGLIDLGRGDMDPSRRSVLGIGLFSVALTVPNWPDVVGRMEAVQAVPLQRIGMPEVDMVIAMTERISELDDQFGGRHARPMAAAFLVNTVAPYLRAEAPESVRKAMLSAASDLCYLTGYMAVDEGVEGLGQKYYLKALELAGASEDHLTYCTTLRGMSVQAVDLGHGREAMRLADAAAAASPQAGPRMLAFLAGQQAHAAAQTGDNHKALTHLKEAEISMEKAEAQAKAFGSYDPSALHYHISHVRHELGDLPGAVAAMRESDRLCYDIYRRSRVKERATLAEFQLEVGHLEAACATWNEALDEYPLVQSGRVDRRMGKMFTLIRPHLKNHAARELHERARLVTPASLLA
- a CDS encoding PadR family transcriptional regulator encodes the protein MTSTFRRSPLALAVLGLLESGPLHPYGIQRLIKQWGKDQVVNVGQRAGLYRTIARLEDAGLIAVGSTERDERYPERTTYRLTDAGRAAARQWMAEILSTPRNEYPEFPAALSFLPVLTPQATQDLLHQRRDHLARRLTELDAELAAEPTSEAEVGALPRVALIESEYLRAVTQAELAWVDGILAALDDGSFTWNREELDRIVAAARDNT
- a CDS encoding FAD-dependent oxidoreductase, yielding MHVIIIGAGTGGLALAHGLKRAGISCAVHERDRTRGGGLQGYRVGIDPDGSRALNRLLPPELFDTFVATCARSGDRFTVFTEKYKEVLSLTGFAKSGADGAGSERSVSRMTLRQVLLTGLEELVRFDKVFTRYDQNPDGTVTAHFEDGTSDTGDVLVAADGSHSRVRRQYLPHAPLEDSGLIGITGKVPLTEATRALLTPQVIDGVNMFLAPGGYSLVIHVMRFPWDERGRPRQGIGASDTELLNAWPGLQFDNTRDYIMLAFGGAARNLPADVLRMNGRQLHDLTVELTRTWDVRLRTLAELADPSTCFPVNIRTSAPIAQWPTSNITLIGDAIHTMTPGRGVGANTALRDAELLCDRLVSARDREVPLMAAIRDYETQMIDYGFEAVRKSLAQMRGSDPVHKPVVGRAVLAGMRTGMRAVNHLPPLKRRMAAAAQQYRGHDRDV